The proteins below are encoded in one region of Acanthochromis polyacanthus isolate Apoly-LR-REF ecotype Palm Island chromosome 4, KAUST_Apoly_ChrSc, whole genome shotgun sequence:
- the kank4 gene encoding KN motif and ankyrin repeat domain-containing protein 4 — MMDKKSANGFQTKATEGGVQRKQLPYSVETPYGFHLDLDFLKYVDDIEKGNTIKRVHIQRRVKGPPKFSTLPRNFSLPGHGARPVPKEKDSSWSGTSTLGPKPKSRVTEVQQIFDFRASEGGTSSQSSRGATSQRTGYVSAKPTDEAGTGTRGVDEKAVGIQSRPNLLRASSMPITLQQRKGSDSSSPDRTVGTPENGSTENMFRASPDITERRCVPQDRAGLHQQITVALKRVRELEEQVKTIPELKAQICSLREEREQLLLQLQAKAQTQVSTLSSTVATSYDARASPRTQGHRPSEGLNLALISQPTGGLEDSKPLPAKPVSGKEKQGETEKIKALPKEGDSSSLHIEMSGLSAQELDRQTLPSDKSDKRKETLESPLEHAVQKLSREIAGQDLTSLRVAIKEAETSSIEDSSASQEGKPEDPDSMQNLQEKLMILEAKLSLASQELERSNVLLKEQIEENKMKEERILQMSEGMRVEVCTPEAHDRPRRESIDTGTVTERIDFANQETETESPGTVDQGTDTDKICVEVCVPKPRAGSIDQGTVTIKVDTHDQVTEMETSITEMSPPRPRANSMERGTITERITTQDQTTETPVAQRVNQVTETDGATVTDHPQRPRASSVDRGTETERVGTADRVTETEVAQRTDQQTETETHRRQDNNPGRNAEVGSQVTEDVASQREDAGTVVSERTEDIEAKEKTIESVAAEVVAESSVKAVESIVLQTLGSDVVSQKEEGSSPVPATAEDKLKVSLAKDDSKAREDIPPKTVETEIVEMKQVAPESDKKKEIVEGEIVCATIKETVVTDTVVVSAEISAVKTVAPVRPQRGRKLSGEQVQPSLPQLQVVPVRPRRGSSETQSQQTQPQTKTQPSPQIQSAPEVDAKFKAQVSEPEEKPQTPSVSQVEDRTAVKTPAKEPSEKKSQSQPQVATQSPSPGSSEVQIRPKSIQPPSQPQSSASRRDSKELKAPQRGSSVSQASRRGSGEAQTRPTRQVSTDAQPQSQGSRRSSSETQPPNKEAGETQSLRRGSSEAAQRRGSSEAQISRRDTGETQPLRRGSSESPTSPAALGQVVTRLTGLLGEQWAQLGSGSGAQQTPGQQESPSTQKQTTGKRAEAGKGTSAKPAGKATPAATTTGKPAGKPGPSKMSSIQSQLVSSLSVLSAFYSPGQKAAAASKQQEQGLKSIMKKNGVADKQGSKGAKKNLKFVGVNGGYETTSSEESSGDEKSKVEVEEEDSSEPEVEKEKEEEEEKQKETEEGAETQGKDAEASAEAGGAVAEEKEVERGLLDPESSHDLLEEQAEGEKVDKGFIDACLYVKDRMEEVSSPDKEMRQVLVVLYQEWFRVSSQKDSQADTVRLYLRQVGLTTPTLLPYVVNLTDGNGNMALHYSVSHSNFSVVKLLLDTGLCETDNVNKAGYTPVMLAALTAAESPDDLEVAQQLLKLGDVNARSRQAGQTALMLAVSHGRVAMVKLLLSCGANVNAQDREGSTALMCASEHGHTNIVRLLLETGRCDTSLVDKNGQTALSVAEGASHQDIVDLLKAPAEAKASEPMFTTDLL; from the exons ATGATGGACAAGAAAAGTG CCAATGGCTTTCAGACAAAGGCCACTGAGGGCGGTGTTCAAAGGAAGCAGCTGCCCTACTCAGTGGAGACCCCTTACGGCttccacctggacctggactTCCTCAAGTATGTTGATGATATTGAAAAAGGCAACACCATCAAAAGGGTCCACATCCAGCGCAGAGTAAAAGGCCCACCTAAGTTCAGCACTCTACCTAGAAATTTCAGCCTTCCTGGACATGGAGCAAGGCCTGTcccaaaagaaaaagacagttCATGGTCTGGGACATCCACTCTGGGACCCAAGCCTAAATCACGGGTGACTGAGGTCCAGCAAATCTTTGACTTCAGAGCAAGTGAAGGGGGAACTTCCAGCCAGAGCAGCAGAGGGGCAACCAGTCAAAGAACCGGCTATGTTTCAGCCAAACCTACAGATGAAGCAGGAACAGGGACTCGAGGTGTTGACGAAAAAGCTGTGGGGATTCAAAGTCGTCCAAATCTGCTCAGAGCCTCAAGCATGCCCATCACCCTACAGCAACGTAAAGGTTCAGATTCAAGCAGTCCTGACCGTACTGTGGGAACACCAGAAAATGGCTCAACAGAGAACATGTTTCGTGCTTCACCAGACATTACAGAGAGACGGTGTGTTCCCCAGGATCGGGCAGGGCTTCACCAGCAGATTACAGTGGCACTGAAGCGGGTCAGAGAGCTGGAAGAGCAGGTTAAAACCATCCCAGAGCTAAAGGCTCAGATCTGCTCTttgagggaggagagagagcagctTCTACTTCAGCTGCAAGCTAAGGCCCAAACCCAGGTTTCCACATTATCCTCTACAGTAGCCACAAGTTATGATGCTAGGGCAAGCCCCCGGACACAAGGACACAGACCTTCAGAAGGGCTCAATTTGGCTCTGATTAGTCAACCTACTGGAGGTTTAGAAGACTCAAAGCCTCTGCCTGCAAAGCCTGTATCAGGGAAAGAGAAACAAGGTGAGACAGAGAAAATTAAAGCCTTACCAAAGGAGGGAGACAGTTCCTCACTGCACATAGAAATGAGTGGGTTGTCAGcacaagaactggacagacAAACACTGCCATCAGACAAATCTGACAAACGAAAAGAGACATTAGAGAGTCCACTGGAGCATGCAGTGCAAAAGCTATCACGGGAGATTGCAGGACAGGATTTAACATCACTCAGGGTGGCTATAAAAGAAGCAGAGACTAGCAGTATTGAAGACAGCAGTGCATCACAAGAAGGAAAACCTGAGGACCCAGATAGTATGCAGAATCTGCAGGAGAAGTTAATGATACTGGAAGCTAAACTTAGTCTGGCTAGCCAAGAACTCGAAAGAAGTAATGttcttttaaaagaacaaatagaggagaacaagatgAAAGAGGAGAGAATACTACAAATGAGTGAGGGAATGAGAGTGGAAGTTTGTACGCCAGAAGCACACGATCGACCGAGAAGAGAGAGCATTGACACAGGGACAGTGACAGAGAGAATAGACTTTGCCAACCaagaaacagagacagaatCCCCTGGTACAGTGGATCAGGGGACAGACACTGATAAAATCTGTGTGGAAGTGTGTGTACCCAAACCAAGAGCCGGCAGTATAGATCAAGGAACAGTCACTATTAAAGTTGACACTCATGACCAGGTGACAGAGATGGAAACATCGATAACAGAGATGAGTCCACCCAGACCCAGAGCCAACAGCATGGAACGAGGCACAATAACCGAAAGGATCACCACTCAGGATCAGACAACCGAGACGCCCGTGGCTCAAAGGGTAAACCAAGTCACGGAGACAGATGGAGCGACAGTGACAGACCATCCACAGAGACCGAGGGCCAGCAGTGTAGACCGAGGGACAGAGACGGAAAGGGTAGGTACTGCGGACAGGGTGACAGAGACAGAAGTAGCGCAAAGGACAGACCAACAGACTGAGACAGAGACCCACAGACGACAGGACAACAACCCAGGCAGAAATGCAGAAGTGGGGAGTCAAGTGACAGAAGATGTAGCCAGCCAAAGAGAAGATGCAGGTACTGTAGTCAGTGAAAGAACAGAAGATatagaagcaaaagaaaaaaccaTTGAAAGTGTGGCGGCAGAAGTAGTTGCAGAGAGTTCCGTTAAAGCTGTAGAAAGCATAGTTTTACAAACTTTAGGTTCAGATGTTGTAAgccagaaagaagagggttccaGTCCAGTTCCTGCAACAGCTGAAGATAAGCTTAAAGTGAGTCTTGCAAAAGATGACTCCAAAGCAAGAGAAGATATACCCCCAAAGACTGTAGAAACAGAAATTGTTGAAATGAAACAGGTTGCCCCAGAGtctgacaaaaagaaagaaatagtaGAAGGGGAGATTGTGTGTGCAACAATCAAAGAAACTGTGGTCACTGACACTGTTGTAGTATCAGCAGAGATTTCAGCTGTGAAGACAGTAGCTCCTGTAAGACCACAGAGAGGCCGGAAGCTCTCAGGGGAGCAGGTGCAGCCGTCCCTTCCTCAACTTCAGGTTGTACCTGTCCGTCCTCGTAGGGGATCCAGTGAAACACAATCCCAGCAGACCCAGCCTCAGACAAAAACTCAGCCCTCGCCACAGATACAGAGTGCACCTGAGGTTGATGCTAAATTCAAAGCACAAGTGTCTGAACCAGAGGAAAAACCTCAAACCCCATCTGTGTCTCAGGTTGAGGACCGCACTGCAGTAAAGACGCCTGCTAAGGAACCTAGTGAGAAAAAATCTCAATCACAGCCTCAAGTTGCCACTCAGAGTCCATCTCCAGGCTCCAGTGAAGTCCAGATCAGACCCAAATCAATTCAACCCCCATCTCAGCCTCAAAGTTCTGCATCTCGTCGGGACTCTAAAGAGCTTAAAGCACCACAGAGGGGATCTAGTGTGTCACAAGCTTCTAGACGTGGGTCAGGAGAAGCCCAGACCCGCCCAACTCGCCAGGTATCGACGGATGCCCAGCCTCAGTCTCAGGGCTCTCGTAGAAGTTCCAGTGAGACTCAGCCTCCTAACAAAGAGGCTGGTGAAACACAATCATTACGCAGAGGCTCCAGCGAAGCAGCTCAGCGTCGTGGTTCAAGTGAGGCCCAGATTTCGCGTCGTGACACCGGTGAGACTCAACCTCTTCGTCGCGGATCCAGTGAGTCGCCAACATCGCCTGCAGCTTTGGGCCAAGTTGTAACTCGGTTAACGGGGCTTCTAGGAGAACAGTGGGCACAGCTGGGTAGCGGCTCCGGAGCTCAACAGACGCCAGGCCAGCAGGAGAGCCCCAGCACGCAGAAACAGACGACGGGGAAAAGAGCAGAGGCAGGAAAGGGAACGTCAGCCAAGCCTGCGGGGAAAGCTACccctgcagcaacaacaacgGGGAAACCAGCAGGGAAACCTGGTCCTTCCAAAATGAGCTCCATTCAGAGTCAACTGGTCAGCTCCCTCAGCGTCCTCTCTGCCTTCTACTCCCCAGGCCAGAAAGCAGCTGCTGCCAGCAAACAGCAAGAACAAG GTCTAAAATCtattatgaagaaaaatggtGTTGCTGACAAGCAGGGGAGCAAAGGAGCCAAGAAAAACCTGAAGTTTGTTGGGGTGAATGGAGg CTACGAGACGACATCCAGTGAGGAGTCCAGTGGAGACGAGAAGTCGAAGGTTGAGGTGGAGGAAGAAGATAGCTCAGAGCCAGAggtggagaaggagaaggaggaagaggaagagaaacagaaGGAGACTGAGGAGGGAGCAGAAACGCAGGGAAAAGATGCAGAGGCCTCAGCTGAAGCAGGAGGTGCTGTGGCTGAAGAAAAGGAAGTCGAAAGAGGCCTGCTGGATCCAGAAAGCAGCCATGATCTTCTGGAAGAGCAAGCTGAAGG agaaaaagTTGACAAGGGATTTATAGACGCCTGCCTTTATGTGAAGGACAGAATGGAAGAGGTTTCATCCCCTGATAAGGAAATG CGGCAGGTGTTAGTGGTGCTCTACCAGGAGTGGTTCAGGGTGTCCAGTCAGAAAGACTCACAGGCAGATACAGTCAGGTTATACCTACGACAGGTGGGACTGACCACACCCACTCTGCTACCATATGTTGTTAACCTGACAGACGGCAATGGAAACATGGCCCTCCACTACAGTGTGTCTCATTCTAACTTCTCAGTGGTCAAACTGTTGCTGGATACCG GTCTATGTGAAACAGATAATGTGAACAAGGCGGGCTACACTCCAGTGATGCTGGCTGCACTGACGGCTGCTGAGAGCCCTGATGATCTGGAGGTGGCACAGCAACTGTTGAAGCTGGGTGACGTCAACGCGCGCTCCAGACAG GCGGGTCAGACAGCGCTCATGCTCGCAGTAAGCCATGGCCGCGTTGCCATGGTGAAGCTGCTCCTGAGCTGCGGTGCGAATGTAAATGCTCAGGACCGCGAGGGATCTACGGCCCTGATGTGCGCCAGCGAGCACGGACACACAAACATCGTTCGTCTGTTGCTGGAGACAGGTCGCTGTGACACCAGCCTCGTAGATAAG AATGGTCAGACTGCTCTGTCGGTGGCAGAGGGAGCCTCTCACCAAGACATAGTTGACCTTCTGAAGGCCCCGGCTGAGGCTAAGGCCTCTGAGCCCATGTTTACCACAGACCTCCTCTGA